The candidate division KSB1 bacterium genome window below encodes:
- a CDS encoding PQQ-like beta-propeller repeat protein, translating into MKNQFKYFAYLFLGCLTVAAFASGPGKKTKNDWPQWRGPNRDGISKETGILKTWPEGGPKVLWSAPSGDGYSGMSVTNGKLYTMYGQGSDEIAICLDAASGEELWRFRMGSKFTNSFGHGPRATPTVDGNLVFVLSGKGKLFALNATKGTEVWGHDLHNEYGGKIPTWGVSTSPLVEGNMLIVDVGGKDGHGLVAFNKKDGKVIWKSDSGIPGYSAPIAVTVNGTRQILSFAGKALVSVSPKDGKQYWHYSWVTSYDVNAATPVFIKPDKVFISSGNNKGAAVLKMKAANGTVEVEALWKSRIMRNFFSSSILVGDHLYGFDEGTLRCVNVNTQESKWAKRGFSKGSLMYADGHLIVLSEKGLLVLVEATPEAFVQKASAQVLKGRCWTVPTLVNGMLYVRNQKEMLCLDLSQGKQS; encoded by the coding sequence ATGAAGAACCAATTCAAATACTTCGCCTATTTGTTTTTGGGTTGCTTGACCGTTGCTGCTTTTGCATCCGGCCCGGGTAAAAAAACCAAAAATGACTGGCCGCAGTGGCGCGGCCCAAACCGCGACGGGATTTCAAAAGAAACGGGTATTTTGAAAACCTGGCCGGAAGGCGGCCCGAAAGTCTTATGGTCAGCTCCTTCGGGAGATGGCTATTCCGGAATGTCAGTAACGAACGGAAAGCTCTATACAATGTATGGCCAGGGTTCGGACGAAATCGCAATTTGCCTGGATGCCGCAAGCGGTGAAGAGCTTTGGCGTTTCAGGATGGGTTCAAAATTCACGAATAGTTTTGGCCACGGACCCCGCGCTACCCCCACAGTCGATGGCAATCTGGTTTTCGTTTTGAGCGGCAAAGGAAAGCTGTTTGCTTTGAATGCCACCAAAGGCACAGAAGTCTGGGGACATGATTTACACAATGAATATGGCGGCAAAATCCCAACCTGGGGAGTTTCTACATCGCCGTTGGTGGAAGGCAATATGCTTATAGTAGATGTCGGCGGCAAGGACGGCCATGGACTGGTTGCATTTAACAAGAAAGACGGCAAGGTGATCTGGAAATCCGACTCCGGAATCCCGGGTTACTCAGCCCCAATTGCGGTTACTGTAAATGGCACACGACAGATTCTTTCTTTTGCCGGTAAGGCGCTGGTCTCCGTTTCCCCTAAAGATGGTAAGCAATATTGGCATTATTCATGGGTAACGAGTTATGATGTAAACGCGGCCACACCGGTTTTTATCAAGCCGGATAAAGTGTTCATTTCCTCCGGCAACAACAAGGGTGCAGCGGTTTTAAAAATGAAAGCTGCTAATGGTACGGTTGAAGTTGAGGCACTTTGGAAGAGCCGCATCATGCGTAATTTTTTTTCCAGCTCTATATTGGTTGGCGACCATTTGTATGGGTTCGATGAAGGAACCCTGCGCTGTGTTAATGTGAACACCCAGGAATCAAAATGGGCGAAACGGGGATTCAGCAAAGGGTCGCTCATGTATGCAGACGGGCACCTGATTGTGCTGAGCGAAAAAGGTTTGCTGGTTTTAGTTGAGGCCACTCCCGAGGCATTCGTCCAAAAAGCCAGCGCGCAAGTGCTAAAGGGCAGATGCTGGACAGTACCGACTTTAGTTAACGGAATGCTTTACGTGCGCAACCAAAAAGAAATGCTTTGCCTTGATTTATCCCAGGGAAAGCAGTCTTAA
- a CDS encoding PQQ-binding-like beta-propeller repeat protein encodes MKIVRIILLVAIASLLTAGFTHSSDSGDNDWPSWRGKDTDGKASQKGVFKFDQGYGLKIGWKKPLGSSYSSVSIADGRAVTMYSDSTFDYVIALDTNSGDELWRFKIDSTFKFRGGSHNGQISTPTIAGDKVFAYTRRGRLLALSAQDGSLIWSHDVTKEIESKEPVQGFGSSPLVVGDILFCQVGGTADRTVCGFNKDTGEVQWSAISDTVNYQSPIFTNLLGEDQIIGVGDHQIFGVNPKSGNVLWRHRFNNGSGSSNPVVVENDKIFLNHVFGPGESFMLQVKKENGKYSVEELWKSRDIKQTFNASVYHNGYLYSYSGRFITCVDANTGEKVWKSRPPGDGFLIMVDDHLVIVTKQGTLHVAKASPEDYIELASIKVFDGLTWTAPSFANGSIYLRNLYEIARVDIAKVDQLTLDQPEVELLNPDGDFAKFLNKVDSASENDKKMLVDKFMKSQKSFPVIEDNRFVHLVHHEIGTKDVAVTGDMFNFRQDVAMNRVEGTDFFFLSFELEPDARVSYQLKHFENVITDPLNPHKVRDGGPNMQGEASDLRMPKWKPATHFQEPKAGVARGTIETFEFESEISKSKRNVHVYLPAGYADSKDRYPVLYVNNGKGAKDQMLMPNSLDNLIAAKEMTPVIAVFVEQSSNRRQASREYSRNGRDKFAQMFAEELVPHIDQKYRTKADADSRVVTGGDEGGFAAFYTAFKYPDVFHNVGGQSTHLHKPAGGDALTKIVSESKKLPINIYMDWGKYDLTYQNGLSWIQLNEDFMKSLQEKGYSVEGGQVNDGFGWASWRNRTDKILETFFPLKKKTMK; translated from the coding sequence ATGAAGATCGTAAGAATCATACTACTCGTCGCTATTGCAAGTTTACTCACCGCAGGGTTCACTCACAGCTCCGATTCGGGTGACAACGACTGGCCGAGCTGGCGCGGCAAGGACACTGATGGCAAGGCATCCCAAAAAGGCGTGTTCAAATTTGATCAAGGATACGGCTTGAAAATTGGCTGGAAGAAGCCGCTGGGCTCGAGTTATTCCAGCGTTTCCATTGCAGACGGCCGTGCGGTCACTATGTATTCCGACAGCACGTTTGATTATGTGATTGCTTTGGATACGAATTCTGGCGACGAGCTCTGGCGGTTTAAGATCGACTCGACCTTTAAATTTCGCGGCGGTTCTCATAATGGTCAAATCTCGACACCAACTATCGCCGGTGACAAGGTTTTTGCCTATACTCGCCGCGGCAGGCTCTTGGCTTTGAGCGCCCAAGATGGCAGCCTAATCTGGTCGCATGATGTCACCAAAGAAATAGAATCTAAGGAGCCGGTGCAGGGCTTTGGATCATCGCCGCTTGTTGTTGGCGATATTCTGTTTTGCCAGGTTGGCGGTACGGCAGACCGAACGGTTTGCGGGTTCAACAAAGATACCGGCGAAGTTCAATGGTCGGCGATTTCCGATACTGTAAATTACCAGTCTCCGATTTTTACGAATTTGCTGGGTGAGGATCAAATCATCGGTGTTGGCGATCATCAAATTTTTGGCGTTAATCCGAAGTCCGGTAACGTTCTTTGGAGACACCGCTTCAACAACGGCTCGGGCAGCAGTAATCCGGTTGTTGTCGAGAATGATAAGATTTTCTTGAACCATGTCTTCGGGCCCGGGGAATCTTTTATGCTGCAGGTCAAAAAGGAGAATGGCAAATATTCAGTTGAAGAACTCTGGAAGAGCCGCGATATTAAACAAACGTTTAATGCATCTGTTTATCATAACGGATATTTGTATAGTTACAGCGGCCGTTTTATTACCTGTGTGGACGCAAATACCGGGGAGAAGGTTTGGAAATCCCGTCCTCCGGGCGATGGCTTTTTAATTATGGTCGACGATCACCTGGTGATTGTCACCAAACAGGGTACGCTGCATGTTGCAAAAGCATCTCCTGAAGATTACATCGAGCTGGCAAGCATTAAGGTGTTTGATGGCTTAACCTGGACCGCTCCCAGCTTTGCCAACGGCAGTATTTACCTGCGCAACCTCTATGAAATTGCCCGGGTTGATATCGCCAAAGTAGATCAATTGACCCTCGATCAACCTGAAGTTGAGTTGCTCAACCCTGATGGCGACTTTGCAAAATTCTTAAATAAGGTTGACTCGGCTTCTGAAAACGACAAGAAAATGCTCGTTGATAAGTTTATGAAATCGCAGAAGAGTTTTCCTGTTATTGAGGATAACCGCTTTGTCCATCTTGTTCATCATGAAATAGGAACCAAAGACGTCGCGGTTACCGGGGACATGTTCAATTTTCGGCAGGATGTCGCTATGAATCGTGTCGAAGGGACAGACTTCTTCTTCTTGTCTTTCGAACTGGAACCGGATGCGAGAGTCTCTTATCAGTTGAAACATTTTGAGAATGTAATAACCGATCCTTTGAACCCGCACAAAGTTAGAGACGGCGGTCCTAATATGCAAGGAGAAGCCTCAGATCTGAGAATGCCAAAATGGAAACCCGCAACTCATTTTCAAGAGCCTAAAGCAGGCGTCGCTCGCGGTACCATTGAAACATTTGAGTTCGAAAGCGAGATTTCAAAAAGCAAACGGAATGTTCATGTTTACTTGCCGGCAGGTTATGCAGACAGCAAGGATCGCTATCCCGTTCTTTACGTCAACAACGGCAAGGGTGCGAAAGACCAAATGCTCATGCCGAATTCGCTTGATAACCTTATCGCTGCAAAAGAAATGACGCCAGTCATTGCTGTCTTTGTAGAGCAATCATCAAACCGGCGACAGGCATCCAGGGAATATTCAAGAAATGGACGGGATAAATTCGCTCAAATGTTTGCAGAAGAGCTCGTGCCGCACATTGACCAAAAATACAGAACGAAAGCCGACGCCGATTCTCGAGTTGTGACTGGCGGCGATGAAGGCGGTTTTGCTGCTTTTTATACTGCTTTCAAATATCCTGATGTTTTCCATAATGTTGGCGGGCAGTCGACACATTTGCATAAACCAGCGGGCGGTGATGCCCTGACAAAAATTGTTAGTGAGTCTAAAAAGCTACCCATCAACATCTACATGGACTGGGGCAAGTATGATCTCACCTATCAAAACGGCTTAAGCTGGATACAGCTTAATGAAGACTTCATGAAATCACTGCAAGAAAAAGGATATTCTGTTGAAGGTGGGCAAGTAAACGATGGTTTTGGTTGGGCGAGCTGGCGCAACCGCACGGATAAGATTTTGGAGACGTTTTTTCCGTTGAAGAAGAAAACAATGAAGTAA
- a CDS encoding PQQ-binding-like beta-propeller repeat protein — MKVVRITLLVVIASLLAAGLIYSSDSGKNDWPRWRGKNMDGKALQTDVFKEGHGLKIGWKKTLGSGYSSISIADGRAVTMYSDSTFEYLVALDVDSGNELWKVELDSTYKGHDGSHDGQLSTPTIDGDKVFIYERTGKLLAFDAKTGKELWSRDVKSEISPQEPFHGFGTSPIVFGDVLMCQAGGTDGHTVCGFDKNDGKLLWSTGSDTINYQSPITANFFGEDQLVAVADHHIYGINPMSGEMLWQYRHNGRYDGINPLVIGSDKIFINQGRRESAMLQLSKTDGKYSVSELWKNRNIRQTYSSTVHHEGYLYGYSGSFITCVDVETGNTVWKSRPPGDGFLILVDGHLVVLTKRGTMHVAKASPEDYIEMASTEVFTGLTWTPPSFANGSIYARNLYEIARVDIAEVAEMDLTIDKPKFEYVNPTGDFASFVKKVETASDAEKQGIIDKFMESHKTSPIIEGDKYAHIIFQGEVKDVAVIGDMLDVGQEQAMRRIADTNFFFASFELEPDTQITYQIRRDFDTVIPDAMNQNGTAPGGPATLQGDASILRMPKAKVVNHFVARENVAKGTIETDSLESTILENTRNVHVYLPAGYADSGMKYPVLFVNYGRGAKDFQAIPVTLDNLIADKKIQPAIAVFVEAPNSFREYARNQKDQHARMYAEELAPMIDSKYRTIAKSDSRVIVGGDEGGYAAYYTAFNYPEVFANAASQSGHLMPNAGGTELRELIVKKKDVSIKLYQDWGKYDLNYNANLRWTDLNRDFNKFLKQQGYEVAGGEWNQGFGWASWRNRTDKILETFFPIKTSKK; from the coding sequence ATGAAGGTGGTAAGAATTACATTACTCGTCGTTATTGCAAGTTTACTGGCAGCAGGTTTAATTTACAGCTCTGATTCGGGTAAAAACGATTGGCCTCGCTGGCGCGGCAAAAACATGGATGGCAAAGCGCTGCAAACCGACGTCTTTAAAGAAGGTCATGGTTTGAAAATCGGTTGGAAGAAAACCTTGGGTTCCGGTTACTCCAGCATCTCGATAGCCGATGGTCGGGCTGTGACCATGTACTCCGACAGCACTTTCGAATACCTCGTGGCTCTCGATGTAGACAGCGGTAACGAACTCTGGAAAGTCGAGTTGGATTCAACCTACAAAGGCCACGATGGTTCCCATGACGGTCAACTTTCGACTCCAACAATCGATGGAGATAAAGTCTTCATTTATGAACGTACGGGTAAGCTGTTGGCATTCGATGCCAAAACGGGTAAAGAACTCTGGTCGCGTGATGTTAAAAGCGAAATCTCGCCGCAAGAACCGTTTCACGGATTTGGTACTTCACCCATTGTTTTTGGTGATGTGCTGATGTGCCAAGCAGGCGGTACGGACGGTCATACCGTGTGCGGGTTCGACAAGAACGACGGTAAGTTGCTCTGGTCAACCGGTTCGGATACCATCAATTACCAGTCTCCAATTACTGCAAATTTTTTCGGCGAAGATCAACTCGTTGCCGTGGCAGACCATCACATTTATGGCATTAATCCCATGTCGGGAGAGATGCTGTGGCAATATCGTCATAATGGCCGTTACGACGGCATCAATCCGCTTGTTATTGGCAGCGACAAAATTTTCATCAATCAGGGACGCAGAGAGTCGGCGATGCTGCAGCTCAGCAAGACGGATGGAAAATATTCTGTTTCAGAGTTGTGGAAAAACAGAAATATTCGCCAGACCTATAGTTCAACCGTGCATCATGAAGGATATCTCTACGGCTATAGTGGTTCCTTTATCACTTGCGTGGATGTTGAGACCGGTAACACAGTTTGGAAATCGCGCCCACCCGGCGATGGATTCCTCATTCTGGTAGATGGTCATCTGGTTGTTTTGACCAAGCGCGGCACCATGCACGTGGCCAAAGCCTCACCGGAGGATTACATTGAAATGGCCAGCACCGAGGTCTTCACTGGTTTGACCTGGACGCCGCCGAGTTTTGCCAACGGCAGTATCTATGCCCGGAATCTCTACGAGATCGCGCGCGTCGATATTGCCGAGGTCGCTGAGATGGATTTGACTATTGATAAACCTAAATTTGAATATGTCAACCCTACAGGCGATTTTGCGAGTTTTGTGAAAAAGGTCGAAACTGCTTCTGATGCTGAGAAACAGGGCATCATCGATAAGTTCATGGAATCACATAAGACCTCTCCGATCATCGAGGGGGATAAATACGCTCATATCATTTTTCAAGGCGAAGTAAAAGACGTCGCGGTCATTGGAGACATGTTGGACGTCGGACAGGAGCAAGCAATGCGCCGTATCGCGGACACGAACTTTTTCTTTGCCTCGTTTGAATTGGAGCCGGACACGCAGATCACCTATCAGATCCGCCGGGATTTTGACACTGTGATTCCAGATGCGATGAATCAAAACGGCACGGCTCCCGGCGGTCCCGCCACACTGCAAGGTGACGCCTCCATACTTAGAATGCCGAAAGCAAAGGTAGTTAACCACTTCGTAGCACGCGAAAATGTGGCCAAGGGAACCATTGAAACCGATTCACTCGAGAGTACAATTTTGGAAAATACGCGCAATGTTCATGTTTATCTCCCAGCTGGATATGCGGACAGCGGCATGAAATATCCGGTGTTGTTTGTTAATTATGGTCGCGGAGCCAAAGATTTTCAGGCCATCCCGGTCACTTTAGATAATCTGATTGCTGATAAAAAGATCCAGCCGGCCATTGCGGTCTTCGTTGAAGCTCCTAACTCATTTCGCGAATATGCACGAAACCAGAAGGATCAGCACGCGCGTATGTATGCCGAAGAGCTGGCTCCGATGATTGATAGCAAGTATCGCACTATTGCGAAGTCGGATTCCAGGGTAATAGTGGGTGGGGATGAAGGTGGTTATGCTGCGTACTACACAGCGTTTAACTATCCGGAAGTATTTGCCAATGCTGCCAGCCAGTCCGGCCATTTGATGCCCAACGCCGGAGGCACCGAATTGAGAGAGCTCATCGTGAAGAAAAAAGACGTCTCAATTAAGCTTTATCAAGACTGGGGCAAGTATGATCTCAACTACAACGCCAACTTACGCTGGACGGATTTGAACAGAGATTTCAACAAGTTTTTGAAGCAGCAAGGGTACGAAGTTGCTGGCGGAGAGTGGAACCAGGGTTTTGGCTGGGCAAGCTGGCGCAACCGTACAGACAAAATTCTCGAGACGTTTTTTCCAATCAAAACATCAAAGAAGTAA